The genomic segment CTACCCACGTGGTCGTCATACAGTTTTACTTTTTGCCGATAATAGTCGCGGTATCCTTTCCAGGTTTCCTCGTCGGCATTTACCATAAACTCCCCTTGATTGTCCTCCATAAATTCCCGGTGCACTTTCGGAACCGAATCAAAGTTCTGTTTCTTCCACGAGTCAGATAATTTTACGTCATCGGTGTGAACTACACTTATTCCAGGCTTGTAGTGGTAAATATCGTGGGGGTCTAAATACATGAGGAAAAGCGCGAACGGTTTTTCATTTTCAGTATGGCGTGTGAGAAAATCCAGACCCCGCTCGGTTGTCTTCTCGTCGGGACCTTTCTTAACTTCCTCGTCCCATCCTGCGTTGCCTGTTGGGTCATTTCCCAAATGCCATTTTCCGAATAGGGCTGTTTTGAATCCGGCAGTTTGAAGATGAGCTCCAATAGTTGGGAGCGTTATATCTGATCCACCCGAGGCATTACTGTTATTCATCATTCCAGTCTTATGCGGGTAGAAGCCTGTCAACATAGACGACCGACTCGGCGAACATTGTGCCGTTGTACAAAACGCGTTTTCGAAAACGGTCGATCTTTCTCTTAAGGCGTCTTGGTGCGGTGTGTCGAAGAATGGATCTACATCTCCCTGCGCCTGCCAATGCTGTTGGTCAGAGCACAAGTAGAGGATGTTGAGCTTCTTAGTCGGCTTGTCCGAATGCGAATTCGCGGTGAGAAATTGTGGAACCGCCATCGCTCCAACGACGGTCCCGGTTGATTGAATAAACTTACGACGGGATTGCTTCATGACTCAGGATACTTTTCGAATTTCAGTCTCTTTGTGTAATCGCTCCAGGTCAATCCTTGGAATTTTGTAATCTTTTATTGCGCTTTTTATTTTTCAACTTAGGTATCTTTAAAGTGCTAAGAAAAATAGAAGTAGCTTTGTTAGGGATTCTTTTGATTGGGTTTGCTGGTTGCGAATCTTCCAGCTCAATTTCTACAACTACCCCAGACGCTGAGCAGCCGGATGAAACACTGGCAGTCGCCGAGGAACAGCCAGAAATGGAAGAAGTAGAACCTCAAGTGACTTCTCCAGAGCTCGCACTAATAGCTGAAGAAAAATACCGTCTTGCTACCCAACTCCTTGAATTTGCAGGCCCCATTGAAGATCTCAGCTCAGAGAGCAAAAACGTACGTTGGCTTGCAGCAGATATGTTGCACACCGCAGTTGAATTGGATCCGACGGAATTTAAGTATTATCGTGATCTGTTCATGACTTACATGATCTTGCAAGAACCCGTAA from the Verrucomicrobiota bacterium genome contains:
- a CDS encoding sulfatase-like hydrolase/transferase, yielding MKQSRRKFIQSTGTVVGAMAVPQFLTANSHSDKPTKKLNILYLCSDQQHWQAQGDVDPFFDTPHQDALRERSTVFENAFCTTAQCSPSRSSMLTGFYPHKTGMMNNSNASGGSDITLPTIGAHLQTAGFKTALFGKWHLGNDPTGNAGWDEEVKKGPDEKTTERGLDFLTRHTENEKPFALFLMYLDPHDIYHYKPGISVVHTDDVKLSDSWKKQNFDSVPKVHREFMEDNQGEFMVNADEETWKGYRDYYRQKVKLYDDHVGRVVQKLKDTGLWQNTIVINTSDHGDMDTFHRLIFKGPFMYDHMLRIPMSIRVPGIAGKKTDHQWVNVDTVPTLMELAGASPLECDGESAVSVVTGKGSSKDRDYVIGQYYGKQTWVNPIRTIRTREWKYNIYTEWGEELYHLVEDPEEIVNLANSKKHNDIKQGLKKKLDDWMEAHNDPFYSFTTTKLDRKEAATILKGSAQKK